One window of the Rosa rugosa chromosome 3, drRosRugo1.1, whole genome shotgun sequence genome contains the following:
- the LOC133739157 gene encoding protein disulfide-isomerase SCO2, whose amino-acid sequence MLATNPSLFFPSKPSITLRCRAAAGDPPRGAAFPRLVQFPFAASDVASVSGRIGLDTEPDGGGAARLRGGSSGGAIKVTAKEPKWSRDRESYLVDDGDALPLPMTYPDTAPVTPEVIDQRLRCDPVVEDCKIVVYEWTGKCRSCQGSGYASYYNKRGKENVCKCIPCQGIGYVQKITTRTNIDVMEDLDNGKPP is encoded by the exons ATGTTGGCTACTAACCCTAGCCTCTTCTTCCCCTCCAAACCCTCCATTACCCTCCGCTGCCGCGCCGCCGCCGGCGACCCTCCTCGAGGCGCCGCATTCCCTCGCCTGGTCCAGTTTCCCTTCGCCGCCTCCGACGTCGCCTCCGTCAGCGGCCGAATCGGCCTTGACACCGAACCCGACGGCGGCGGCGCGGCTCGGCTCCGCGGCGGAAGCTCCGGCGGTGCTATTAAGGTGACGGCGAAGGAGCCGAAGTGGTCGAGGGATAGAGAGAGTTACTTGGTCGACGATGGAGACGCGCTGCCTCTCCCCATGACTTATCCAGATACGGCTCCGGTGACGCCGGAGGTGATTGACCAGAGGCTCCGGTGCGACCCTGTAGTCGAG GATTGCAAGATAGTAGTGTATGAATGGACAGGAAAGTGTAGGAGTTGCCAGGGCTCAGGATACGCTAGTTATTATAATAAAAGAGGGAAGGAAAATGTCTGCAAATGCATACCTTGCCAAGGAATCG GATATGTACAAAAGATAACAACTCGCACCAACATTGATGTAATGGAAGATTTGGATAACGGAAAACCACCATGA
- the LOC133739158 gene encoding calmodulin-like protein 30 → MSNVSFLDFQYNLSKRKFLRKPTRLFSSRDRQNSGLTPSFEPNLNEMKRVFEKFDTNKDGKISQQDYKAILRALGKESMVGEVPKIFKIVDLDGDGFINFKEFMEVHKKAGGVRTIDIQNAFQTFDLNGDGKISAEEVMEVLKRLGERCSLEECQRMVRAVDTDGDGMVDMDEFMTMMTRSMQRT, encoded by the coding sequence ATGTCGAACGTGAGCTTCCTTGATTTCCAGTATAACCTTTCAAAAAGGAAGTTTCTGCGCAAACCAACTCGATTGTTTTCCTCCCGGGACAGACAAAACTCTGGCTTAACACCTAGTTTCGAGCCAAATCTCAATGAGATGAAGCGAGTCTTTGAGAAATTTGACACCAACAAGGATGGGAAGATATCTCAGCAGGATTACAAGGCAATATTGAGAGCACTTGGAAAGGAAAGCATGGTtggagaagtgccaaagatatTCAAGATTGTTGATTTGGACGGGGATGGGTTTATTAACTTCAAGGAGTTCATGGAAGTGCACAAGAAGGCAGGTGGGGTGAGGACAATCGACATCCAGAATGCTTTCCAAACATTTGATCTGAATGGGGATGGAAAAATAAGTGCGGAAGAAGTTATGGAAGTGCTGAAGAGGCTGGGAGAGAGGTGCAGCCTCGAAGAATGCCAGCGAATGGTTAGAGCGGTAGACACCGATGGTGATGGTATGGTCGACATGGACGAGTTCATGACTATGATGACTCGATCCATGCAACGTACTTAG
- the LOC133738388 gene encoding pentatricopeptide repeat-containing protein At2g15690, mitochondrial-like, with the protein MASLMAIRRARTPAPLSSIFNKVRPLHPSHSFHCNTLQTLTISKTLSTFAVPNEYPGPAPQQTPPSDHRNLNPNQWSPPNQGYGNPNQWNSQTQHHYQGQNQSYPQRGNSNQWNPQAQGQGYPQQQNPNPFPNQNQSYPQRGSPNQWSPQRQNRNPNFEQPPRSPNQWNDQNQNRGYPQYGNPSQVNPPNPNFQQPRNPNQWNNQNQNRGYPQSGYPNQGAPQAQSPNQWNNKNQGVNEAAAVVVPPSIDDLRRLCEEGKVKEALQLMDEEGVKADADCFHYLFKLCGDSKSFENAKKVHDFFLQSTYRSSRDLSHKVIEMYGKCGSMTDARRVFDHLVEKNIDSWHLMINWYADNGLGDDALQMFELMREQGLKPNSDTFLAVFAACASADAVEEAFLHFDSMKQEYGFDPEVEHYLGILDVLGKCGHLHEAVDYIEKLPFDPTVQVWEALWNYARIHGDIDLEDHAEELMIALDPSKAITNKIPTPPPKKRTAISMLDGKNRITEFKNPTLYKDDEKLKALNSMRGGGYVPDTRYVLHDIDQEAKEQALLYHSERLAIAYGLISTPARTPLRIIKNLRVCGDCHNAIKIMSKIVGRELIVRDNKRFHHFKDGKCSCGDYW; encoded by the coding sequence ATGGCCTCTCTCATGGCGATTCGACGCGCTCGAACCCCAGCACCACTCTCTTCCATCTTCAACAAGGTACGGCCTCTCCACCCTTCTCACTCATTTCACTGCAACACCCTCCAAACCCTAACCATTTCCAAAACCCTGAGCACCTTCGCCGTCCCAAACGAGTACCCAGGGCCTGCTCCACAGCAAACCCCACCCTCCGATCATAGAAATCTAAACCCTAATCAGTGGAGCCCACCAAACCAGGGTTACGGAAACCCTAACCAGTGGAATTCACAGACCCAGCACCATTATCAGGGTCAGAATCAGAGCTATCCACAACGTGGGAACTCTAATCAGTGGAATCCTCAGGCTCAGGGTCAGGGCTATCCTCAGCAGCAAAACCCTAATCCATTTCCTAACCAGAATCAGAGCTACCCACAGCGTGGGAGCCCTAATCAGTGGAGTCCTCAGCGTCAGAACCGTAACCCTAATTTTGAGCAACCACCCAGAAGCCCAAATCAGTGGAATGATCAGAATCAGAATCGAGGGTACCCCCAATATGGAAACCCTAGCCAGGTGAACCCtccaaatcccaattttcaGCAACCCAGAAACCCAAATCAGTGGAACAATCAGAATCAGAACCGGGGATACCCCCAATCTGGATATCCTAATCAGGGGGCTCCTCAGGCTCAGAGCCCTAACCAGTGGAACAACAAGAATCAGGGGGTGAATGAAGCCGCCGCGGTTGTTGTGCCACCTTCGATTGATGATTTGAGGCGGTTATGTGAAGAGGGGAAGGTTAAAGAAGCTCTTCAGTTGATGGATGAAGAGGGGGTTAAGGCTGATGCTGATTGCTTTCATTATCTGTTTAAGTTGTGTGGGGATTCAAAGTCGTTTGAGAATGCAAAGAAAGTTCATGACTTCTTTTTGCAGTCGACATATAGGAGTAGTCGTGACTTGAGCCATAAAGTGATTGAAATGTATGGAAAGTGTGGAAGCATGACTGATGCACGGAGAGTGTTTGATCACCTGGTGGAGAAGAACATTGATTCTTGGCATTTGATGATCAACTGGTATGCGGATAATGGGTTAGGAGATGATGCGTTGCAGATGTTTGAGCTGATGAGGGAGCAAGGGTTGAAGCCCAATTCTGACACTTTCCTTGCAGTTTTTGCAGCTTGTGCTAGTGCAGATGCTGTGGAAGAAGCATTTTTACATTTCGATTCAATGAAACAGGAGTACGGATTTGATCCAGAAGTGGAGCATTATTTGGGGATTCTAGATGTGCTTGGAAAATGTGGTCATCTGCATGAAGCAGTTGATTATATTGAGAAACTCCCATTTGACCCTACAGTGCAAGTTTGGGAGGCATTGTGGAATTATGCTCGGATCCATGGAGATATTGATCTTGAAGATCATGCTGAGGAGTTAATGATTGCTCTTGATCCGTCAAAGGCTATTACTAATAAGATCCCAACTCCACCACCCAAAAAGCGTACTGCTATTAGCATGCTTGATGGGAAAAACAGAATCACTGAGTTCAAAAATCCCACATTGTACAAGGATGATGAAAAGTTAAAGGCTCTCAATTCGATGAGAGGAGGAGGTTATGTTCCAGACACAAGATATGTTCTTCATGACATTGACCAGGAGGCAAAGGAGCAAGCCTTGCTCTATCACAGTGAGCGTTTGGCAATCGCATATGGTCTGATTAGTACTCCGGCAAGGACACCGCTTAGGATCATcaaaaaccttcgtgtttgtgGTGACTGTCACAATGCCATTAAGATCATGTCTAAGATTGTTGGAAGGGAATTAATTGTTAGGGACAATAAACGTTTTCATCATTTCAAGGATGGAAAATGCTCTTGTGGGGATTATTGGTGA